From the Lepidochelys kempii isolate rLepKem1 chromosome 2, rLepKem1.hap2, whole genome shotgun sequence genome, one window contains:
- the GPD1L gene encoding glycerol-3-phosphate dehydrogenase 1-like protein isoform X2, whose amino-acid sequence MALVSAPLRVCIVGSGNWGSAVAKIIGNNVKNMQKFASTVKMWVFEENINGRKLTDIINNEHENVKYLPGYKLPENVVAVPNLNEAVQDADLLVFVIPHQFIHKICDEITGRVPKKAVGITLIKGIDEGPEGLKLISDIIREKMGIDISVLMGANIANEVAAEKFCETTIGSKILENGLLFKELLQTPNFRITVVDDADTVELCGALKNIVAVGAGFCDGLRCGDNTKAAVIRLGLMEMIAFAKIFCKGQVSVATFLESCGVADLITTCYGGRNRRVAEAFVKTGKSIEELEQEMLNGQKLQGPQTSAEVYRILKQKGMVDKFPLFTAVYQICYEGKPVQEMISCLQSHPEHM is encoded by the exons ATGGCTCTGGTCTCGGCGCCGCTGAGGGTCTGCATCGTGGGCTCGGGGAACTG GGGCTCTGCTGTTGCCAAAATAATAGGCAATAATGTAAAAAATATGCAAAAGTTTGCTTCCACAGTGAAAATGTGGGTCTTTGAGGAAAATATTAATGGGAGAAAACTGACAGATATCATAAATAATGAACATGAAAATGTAAAATATCTCCCTGGATACAAGCTGCCAGAAAATGTG GTTGCCGTTCCAAATCTTAACGAAGCTGTGCAAGATGCAGACTTGTTGGTCTTTGTCATTCCTCACCAGTTTATTCATAAGATCTGCGATGAGATCACAGGACGGGTACCAAAGAAAGCTGTTGGGATAACGCTCATTAAG GGAATAGATGAAGGCCCAGAGGGACTCAAGCTGATTTCTGACATTATTCGAGAGAAAATGGGAATAGACATCAGTGTGCTGATGGGAGCTAACATTGCCAATGAGGTAGCAGCAGAGAAGTTCTGTGAAACCACAATAG GCAGTAAAATCCTGGAGAATGGCCTTCTTTTCAAAGAACTCCTGCAGACGCCAAACTTCCGAATAACTGTAGTAGATGATGCAGATACTGTTGAGCTTTGTGGTGCTCTTAAG AACATTGTGGCAGTGGGAGCCGGGTTTTGTGATGGCCTTCGCTGTGGTGATAATACCAAAGCTGCTGTTATTCGACTTGGCCTAATGGAGATGATTGCTTTTGCAAAAATCTTTTGCAAGGGACAGGTGTCTGTTGCCACTTTCCTGGAGAGTTGTGGAGTTGCTGATCTGATCACAACGTGTTATGGTGGCCGCAATCGGAGGGTGGCTGAAGCATTTGTTAAAACTGGGAAG TCCATTGAAGAACTGGAGCAAGAAATGCTAAATGGCCAGAAATTGCAGGGACCACAGACTTCGGCAGAAGTATATCGTATCCTGAAGCAGAAAGGAATGGTGGATAA
- the GPD1L gene encoding glycerol-3-phosphate dehydrogenase 1-like protein isoform X3, which yields MGSAVAKIIGNNVKNMQKFASTVKMWVFEENINGRKLTDIINNEHENVKYLPGYKLPENVVAVPNLNEAVQDADLLVFVIPHQFIHKICDEITGRVPKKAVGITLIKGIDEGPEGLKLISDIIREKMGIDISVLMGANIANEVAAEKFCETTIGSKILENGLLFKELLQTPNFRITVVDDADTVELCGALKNIVAVGAGFCDGLRCGDNTKAAVIRLGLMEMIAFAKIFCKGQVSVATFLESCGVADLITTCYGGRNRRVAEAFVKTGKSIEELEQEMLNGQKLQGPQTSAEVYRILKQKGMVDKFPLFTAVYQICYEGKPVQEMISCLQSHPEHM from the exons AT GGGCTCTGCTGTTGCCAAAATAATAGGCAATAATGTAAAAAATATGCAAAAGTTTGCTTCCACAGTGAAAATGTGGGTCTTTGAGGAAAATATTAATGGGAGAAAACTGACAGATATCATAAATAATGAACATGAAAATGTAAAATATCTCCCTGGATACAAGCTGCCAGAAAATGTG GTTGCCGTTCCAAATCTTAACGAAGCTGTGCAAGATGCAGACTTGTTGGTCTTTGTCATTCCTCACCAGTTTATTCATAAGATCTGCGATGAGATCACAGGACGGGTACCAAAGAAAGCTGTTGGGATAACGCTCATTAAG GGAATAGATGAAGGCCCAGAGGGACTCAAGCTGATTTCTGACATTATTCGAGAGAAAATGGGAATAGACATCAGTGTGCTGATGGGAGCTAACATTGCCAATGAGGTAGCAGCAGAGAAGTTCTGTGAAACCACAATAG GCAGTAAAATCCTGGAGAATGGCCTTCTTTTCAAAGAACTCCTGCAGACGCCAAACTTCCGAATAACTGTAGTAGATGATGCAGATACTGTTGAGCTTTGTGGTGCTCTTAAG AACATTGTGGCAGTGGGAGCCGGGTTTTGTGATGGCCTTCGCTGTGGTGATAATACCAAAGCTGCTGTTATTCGACTTGGCCTAATGGAGATGATTGCTTTTGCAAAAATCTTTTGCAAGGGACAGGTGTCTGTTGCCACTTTCCTGGAGAGTTGTGGAGTTGCTGATCTGATCACAACGTGTTATGGTGGCCGCAATCGGAGGGTGGCTGAAGCATTTGTTAAAACTGGGAAG TCCATTGAAGAACTGGAGCAAGAAATGCTAAATGGCCAGAAATTGCAGGGACCACAGACTTCGGCAGAAGTATATCGTATCCTGAAGCAGAAAGGAATGGTGGATAA